The Macadamia integrifolia cultivar HAES 741 chromosome 3, SCU_Mint_v3, whole genome shotgun sequence genome segment ATCAAGTAGTTAGTGGGATCCTTTAGCTGTCGGTTAGGAAGTTGTATTGTTAGATACAGTTTATCCTATTTGTGGGACTCATTTTGGAGGAGATGAGGTTAGTTTTGAGTTAGTTTTGATCCTCCATCATCCATCTGCATCATCACTAATTAATGCATTTGATTGATATGTTAATTGGCCTGCATGCAGGAGGCTCAAAATGCTTACAATCAGGATCTCAAACTTTGGGCTTTGAAGGCTGACACCCACATGTCAAACTGCTACATTAATTAACATTTGTTtttatcagaaaaagaaaaccaaaattgCCACTTTTATTGTTGCCATTACGatcatatttctttctttaattttaagaaaatcaGACACATATGTATATAATTACAAGAAATCTCTCAAGAAACTAAATCCCACTTCTTTATgtttaatcaaaatcaatcaatgAATAATCTGTATATGAAAAACAGAAttacaaaagaaagcaaaaaatggaaagaaatccatGATCATCAGTTTCTTATGTATTTCTAACAGCAACCACCGCACCCAATTCTGCTTCTGTTTTTCAGTGTTTGCATGGTCAGCTCTCCAATGCATCTATGAACAAATCAGGTGTAGGCGGGCTGAGGCGAAGGTTTTTGCGTGCAAATTCGCAGAGAGAAGGATCTGGTGGAGGATAAGCCGGACTTCTCTTAATGACTGAAAAACAGAAACCCCTGGTGGATTGGTTCCAACACATTCCAATCATGTCGTCCTTGCGAAGTTGTCTCTTGACCACGAACTCCTGAATCCAGTCCCGCCCCAGTTTGTAGGAACCGTTGCTTTTCCACTTCTTGAAACTCAGAAAATAGTAACTTCCAGTGTTTAAGTCATCCACATGCACATTCAGTCCTTCATTCTTCCCTTCCACTTCCTGTCGTTCAGATTTTGAAAGGAATGGGAGAACATGTTTCCTCACCTGATCAGATGGCAGTATAACTCTTCTCAGGTGATGATCAAGGTCACTCTTGTTCAGCTTCTTCATCACATCCCATGTATCACTCCACAGCTTCAGTTTCAAtagatcatcctcttcttcttcttcttttcctctttctactctctttctcttcacaCCCATCTTGATCTCACCAACACAACACAAAACACTGCTTATCAGAGAAACCCTGAAATTCTAGCACTGAAGATGAGAGAACGAATGACTGAATTGGGAGAGAATGGAGCCAATGAGtgtatttatagaaaaaagtaGAGAAGGTAatcagaaaaggaaactaattgaAACTAACTCAGGTTAGTAAAGTTACTAATCCTATGTCGTCTGGGTTTCTTTGATCCAATATTTTTACTTGATCTCCAATCCACATGCGACTATGCTAGCTCTAACGGTCATCTTGCTTCAGTTAATTATTACGCGGCAAATTAACCCGGAAAGGAAACTAAACGAGACTACAGTCTACAGATAAgttcttgagagagagaaacaaaaagcaaaatctaGTTGGTCTACAATCCACATTGCTAGCTGTCAGTCTGTAACGGTAATCTTGAAATCAGTTAAATTCCCGCGCGAGCAAGTGGTTCAAAATGGTTGCCTGATGGACTTCTTGCTAATATGGCTcgtcaaaactcaaaagtttagCTTGGCCGGTCTGACCGAATGAATGACTGGGTTCAGTCTGGGCCGGGGTTGATGGTTGGCCCGATAGGGAGGTTGTTGAAGCGAATGAGGACGTGTGTAGTTGAGGGCCCCACTCCACAAAGTAAAAGTTGGAGAGATTATCATAGGTGAAGTATCTTCTCATGTCGAGGCGAAGGCGAAGGGTCTCGAATCGCGACGAAGGAAGCTGCGAAGGAGCAGAAGAAGGCGATGGTTGGGTGCGAGTCAGGGCAGATTGCAGAGGCTAGatatggtgatgatgatggcgATGGCGAATGGGCGGGAGGCGAGAGGGAGGGAAAGAATAGGGAGCAGGGCCTGTCGTAATCACAGGGGGATGTGTCAGGGCTGTCGGCGCTGATATTGGGTAAGAAAGGAAGAACTCCATTCTCATTTCTCAGAGGTTCTACTAATTTTAAAGGATGAAGGAAGGCCTTCACTTGTAACTTgttgattaatatttaatttagtTGTGTTCAATATAATAGGAATTAATGATACCCTGATGGTCACTGTGACATTCTCAGCCTTTGCAATGTAAATTGATTTTAAAGGTTAAGAGAACTcctcttttgtttatttactCTTGTTTCTGGCCTTTCTGATTCAACAGATGAGTAAAAATCAAAGACTGGAATGTAATTTGTTGAGTTAGTTTTGGACAGAAAAGATGAGATAggaaccacttttttttttttttgcctcctCCTTTCTTTATCGATGATAATACGAATTGTGTGGTTATTATATTGTAAACCCTTTTGCCTAGTCAATGTTTCAAGTTGTGGGAAGTGAGAACTCCCTCTGGAACTAGCAGAGAGCGCCTGTGGAATAATTCATTATCTAGGGTAGGCAATTACCATTTTTCCATCCAAATTTGTTCCTGGCTTCCGGTGTTCTTGTGGTACAACTTTGTTTCCAGAATGCTATTGCCTATTGTGTTCCCCTGATGCCTGGACACAGGAAAGACACGAAAAATTTCTTGAACAGATGATTCGGAGTTTGTACAGGCAGGACTGGGCTATGTCTTTGTtagatttctcttcttttcctttctctgatctAAGTCAGAGTTCAGAAATTCCTTATTTAAGAATAATATGGCGTAGAACCATCGTAATCGGGTGGTAGTGTCACATTTCATATTTGTTATTTGAAATGTGATTCTGTTCATAATGCAGATAAAACTTTCCTGTTATGTTACCTAAGATTAGGCAACCTTGTATGTGGCATGAATCCTTTTGTTGGCTCATATTTTAATTTTCCTGTTTTCTCATTTTGGCTTTACATAGGAATTCTTATCCTCATCTTTCATGTTACTGTGATGGCAGGCAAGACTCCGGGATTCCTTCTACAAGTTCTATTGTAACACAACTAATAACAAGTCATTGCAATTTCTTTACAGCATTTTGATGTCATTCTCAACACCTTTCTTTCTATTTCCCTGCCCAATACTTTACATCATTTTGAGGTCATTCTTAATACCTTTCTTATCCTTCCTGATACTTCTCTTCTATTAATCCTTACTCCCCACCCTCGTGCAGCTCCATTTTGGATGATTACAATTGCTCTGTTATTTGTTGTTGCTCTATATACTACAGTCCCATGTCTAGGTCTACATAGTGCCACTTGGTATGTGTATTATAGCTACGAGGAGGATGAGAAGAAAatagttgagagagagaggggggggacAGCAGATGTtctagagagaaagagatcttGTGCCTTGCTCTCCTTGTAAATTttacaaaatgaaaaaacttCTAAAAGAGCTACACATTATTATTCAATGGTCTATCTTTATATCATGAGTTGTGACAACAAGACTGCCACCTATGTTGCATAGAACCTTGTAGAATATGACAAAACCAAGAAACATCGAGTTCAACCAGCACTATATCAAGGTAGAGTTGAATATTGTACATGTAATTCACATTTCCTTCCAAAAAGTTGTACGTGTGTTGCTTAACTTTTGTAGTGCTTTGAGTGTATTCATTGTTGTCCATCTGGCTCTTATTGCTGACTCACCAGTATTCTTCCAAACACCGACACTCCAAGCTTATATATAGTTCTTAACTTCTTATCTGAATCGGCTTCATTCGTTTCTTCTATGACAATCTGAACTCTTAGTATTTTGAGCCATCTCTTGTAAAaagaatgaataattttttttttattttgaatatgtTGGCTGTTTTTTTATTGTATGATTCTGTAGAAAACTGGTTAGTGGTTACTTGTTAGATGTAAAGACAGCCTCTTGTTGGATCGTGGCAACCCAAGAAGGGGGAGGTGGATTGATTATATAAAAATAGTATAATTTGCAAATTAAAGACAAACTACCCAATGCAACAATATGACCCAAATGGAGAGGTTGTGCAAATGTGAGTGTTAAAACAAAAtatgcaagaagagagagagacaatgaGGCACAAGGGTAATGCTTTTCTTGGGATCTACACTAATCCGAGTCTAGGATAAAACTCCAACCTAGTGTTTACTAGGTTTACCGCTTACAACCCACCAACACTCTCACTGAtgtgaagaagaaaaaccaaagGCTTAAAAGCCAAGTTACAACTCTTGAATGCGCAAAACTGATAACCACTCTATAGGCAAGTATACAAATGAAAAACACATTGATGATTCTCATAAAAAGGGCACTAAAGAAACTTTAAGCTGATGTTCAATTGATGGCATTGAATGTCTGAGCAAGTGGCCCCTACATGGCCTTTAAATGGTGCTCAAATGAGGTTCAAATACTGTCCAAAACAGTGTCTAACGGGTAAAAACTGCCCAAGCGGTCGACCACTTGCACGTCGTCTGGTGATCGACTAGTGGATGTCCAACAACCGCTTACACGGTCTGACTGTGCAAGCCATCCTCAGGACCCATCAACTGGTTGTAACCGGTTGGCCCGTTGCATCAACCAGGAGGTCCTGAGGGTCTCAGCTGCACCGACCGGTCGGCTGGTTGCATCTACTGGCAGCTCCTAAAGGGCTGTGtcaaaatgtgatttttttacttctttagAATTTAACCAGTTTGAGCATATTTACTAAGTCAAAAACCTTCTAAACCATTTCTAGTCTTTCCCAAGACACAGAACCAAATGATACCTAAGTAAGGGTATGCCAATAAGGTCTAGTTTAGGTCATTGGTTTGGTGTCTAGTCTGAGAATCATCTTATAATGAATTCTTAGGACTTTACAAGATATACAGATAACAAAACATAAAATCCTAAGTCTAGAGATGTTATCCAGTGAAGTCGTTGATAAACTATTGAAGCTCTTGATCCACTGTGTATGATCATCTCCAACTGAGCTGGTCTTACACAAGGCTTGTGATTACATCTGAGTTTGTCACTTGCAACCGTAGATGGAAAGCCAAGATACTTGACCAATCATAGAACCATTgctaacacacacacacacaccatcCTGCAAACTTACAAATCACACGAGTGAGGTGAGATATATCAAGATAAGCAAATCTTTTTCCCTTGGGGACTGAGTTGGTTATCACCAAAAACCAATTAACAAGCCTTTTCCTCTCTTGTTTGCAGCCTTTCTgctctttttgttctttttaacCCCTCAGTGGATAGATAACCCATCTCCCAATGGCAGGACAAATTGTGCCCCTTTTGGGTAGATGTTGTATAGAGAAGGGTCCCATTATGTGCCCTCCACAGTCAATGGGCAGCCTGCCAACCTATCCGCTGGAACCATTCATTAGGTGATATATTTATGGAATGTTATGTTTGCTGATTTGATATCCTTCACTAAATAGTAGCTTGAGTGTGACAGGGGTCTGCATGGCTTGAAGCTTATATATTACACAAACATTTTGCTTTTTTACATATTTCTACTTTATCATGTGTAGGTGGGGTAGAGCTTTTCTAAGTAGGGACTTCTTTCACAACATGGGAGCAAAAATGGGAGATAAGGTGTTACTCATTGTTGccgaagaggaagatgaagctcttaaatcttatttcttttgttgCAGGTCAAGCTTGTTATGAAACTATTACATGACTCCAGCCCCTAAGAGGATGATGTAAAGTATTGAAGTCTTGATGAACAAACATTCTGTTGTATAAAGGTGTTCATCTATTAAGTGGACCCTGTGATGGAACTGTAAATACACTTTTTCAATACTCTTTTCATTACATTCAAAGACATTTCGGAAACAAGAATCACAAAATTATCATGCGCTACAGAACTGGAAATCATTTAGATAGCAATTACAATGACAGATGATTACTTTTTGATCTATTCCTTATTTGGTTTTCATTTGTTATGAGTTTCATGCATTCATGATGTAAACCAATTATTAGACTGAAAATTTCTGTACTCCTTAACTTGTATTTACACAGTTTTTGCAAGTATGATTTCTGTCCTGCCCTTTTACACTTTTTTAAGTTGAGGCTTAATTGTTcctatcaatttttatttttttgggatcaATAGATGATCcaccaaattttcattttttgttggtAAGGAAATTCATTCAACTAAAAGGAAGTTAGctacaaattttaattttctaggGAAATATTTTCCCTAGAGAACCTATTTAGAATTTGCAATGTGCATTCCTGCAAAAAGGCAGATCCCAATGCATCTGAATTACTCATCTACAGTTATTCccacttattattattaggaaTCTTCATTCAGCattctctctccctcacttGTAGATCTCAGGGTTATAAGAGGAACAGGAGCAGCTGGAAGGCAGGAGCAGTAATTATGGGCCAGTctagaacaaaagaagagaaacttacccaaaaagacaaaaaacaaaacaaaagaagagaagaatcagcCCATAAGGTAAGGTAATGAAGGGAGGCGAAAGTAAGCTCCATTGTGACTGggttttttttatccatttttatTTAAGTACTGCAACAACAATGACAGCACAAAACAAATGTGGCCATGTGCTCCCTTTTGgttagaagtgaagtgaagtgaagtgaaataaaattagaacaaaaataaaatggaaagttTAGTCGTCACTACCGACAATAATAATCGTATAACTAAGCAACACACAAAATATGACAAGCAGACTATATCAAGTCATTGAAAAAAACTTTTCCCCCATATCAGTGTGTCCACGGTGTGTGGAGAGAAACTGATCTTGTTTCAGCCATGGTGAGAGAATAAACCCCTTGGGAAGGTGTGGATCTCACACCACCTCGGCTTCAAGTTTGCAGTCTTCTATTGGAATATCCGTTTAGAGATGTGGTGCAACCTCAAGCATGAGGCAGTCTTGGATTGAATGGTTAAAAATGGAGATTGCCTACTGATCACTATTTCGAAAATAAGAATTGGATCAGTTGAATTGACCTATCAAACAGAAACACAAACTCTgctcatcaaaaaaaaaaaaaaaaaacctgaaattCTAGCACTGAAGATGAGAAAACGAACATTTGAAATGTGAGGGAATGAACCCATTGAGtgtatttatagaaaaaagtaAAGAAGGTAAGTACACCTCAGGGTTCAGTCTCTCTCTAAAAAATGGAAACCAGTTGAAACTAACTCAAGTTGGGGTAAACGCCAAGGCTCCTAAGTTCCTATCTTATGCTCGTCTGGGTTTGTTTGATCCAATCAGATTCTTATTTGGATTTGAAAGGCAAAAATCAAATTACTTCATCTCCAATACACGTGCCACTTTGCTAGTTCTAACGGTCATCTTGAAGTTCTGTTAATTATCAAGAGGCAAAATAACCCTAACCCAGAAAGAAAACTAACGAGACTACAGagttcttgagagagagagagagagagagagagagatctagtTACTTGATCTCCAATCGACATTGCTAGTTGTAAGTTTGTTTAATTCCCGCGCGAGCAAGCTGACTCAAAAGGGTCGCTTTATCGACCTTCTTTCAATCAAGGTGCAGCTGGGTTTATCAGCTAATA includes the following:
- the LOC122073692 gene encoding B3 domain-containing protein At2g33720-like → MGVKRKRVERGKEEEEEDDLLKLKLWSDTWDVMKKLNKSDLDHHLRRVILPSDQVRKHVLPFLSKSERQEVEGKNEGLNVHVDDLNTGSYYFLSFKKWKSNGSYKLGRDWIQEFVVKRQLRKDDMIGMCWNQSTRGFCFSVIKRSPAYPPPDPSLCEFARKNLRLSPPTPDLFIDALES